Proteins found in one Oceaniferula flava genomic segment:
- a CDS encoding SCO family protein: MNEKSKIVTIYAVVALISVLILATAFYIRGQQIRPEVTPYFSEETEFEPLLTLDEDITLTRQDGEQVKISDLKGKVWAFAQFYAACPMCAVNNEQGIKSLYEKFKDEPDFHVVCITVDPKTDQVPQLKAYAEALGADTSNWWFLTGPEQELKKYMVDVMKYDPIQEREDAAEAAEKGALAHNMSIAVYNRDLQMVGRRDLFHARQDGDAVYEETEKALHQMVEAVLKQN; this comes from the coding sequence ATGAACGAAAAATCAAAAATCGTCACCATCTACGCCGTCGTGGCACTGATCTCGGTGCTTATTTTAGCCACTGCCTTCTACATCCGCGGCCAGCAAATCCGTCCTGAGGTCACTCCTTATTTTTCTGAAGAGACCGAGTTCGAACCACTGCTGACCCTGGACGAGGACATCACCCTGACACGTCAAGACGGCGAGCAGGTGAAGATTTCCGATCTCAAAGGCAAGGTATGGGCCTTCGCGCAGTTCTACGCCGCCTGCCCAATGTGCGCGGTGAACAACGAGCAGGGGATCAAATCGCTTTACGAGAAATTCAAAGACGAGCCGGACTTCCATGTCGTCTGTATCACGGTCGATCCCAAAACTGACCAGGTGCCACAGCTGAAAGCATACGCCGAAGCCCTCGGCGCCGACACCTCGAACTGGTGGTTCCTCACCGGTCCTGAGCAGGAGCTGAAAAAATACATGGTGGACGTGATGAAATACGATCCCATCCAAGAGCGCGAGGACGCTGCGGAGGCCGCTGAAAAAGGTGCCTTGGCTCATAATATGTCCATCGCGGTCTACAATCGAGACTTGCAAATGGTCGGACGTCGGGATCTTTTCCACGCTCGTCAGGACGGTGATGCCGTCTATGAGGAAACGGAAAAAGCCCTGCACCAAATGGTCGAGGCTGTGTTGAAACAAAACTAA
- a CDS encoding DUF420 domain-containing protein, whose product MSDYQSYLQRQPDAGKLKVLTRASWVVSILVFSLVVVMGKYKLDIGMDLSFLPPVHAVLNTLVAIFLVLAVVAIKNKNVALHKGMIGGAVACSVLFLLCYVAYHGTQEEVRHGGEGAVRIFYLILLASHIILAAVSLPFILITLSLGHTNHFARHRKMARWVFPLWLYVAATGPICYLMLKPYY is encoded by the coding sequence ATGTCGGATTATCAAAGTTACCTCCAGCGTCAGCCAGATGCTGGGAAGTTGAAAGTGCTCACACGTGCGTCCTGGGTAGTGAGTATCCTCGTTTTTTCACTCGTTGTAGTGATGGGGAAATACAAATTGGACATTGGCATGGACCTGTCGTTTTTGCCACCGGTGCACGCGGTGCTGAACACCCTGGTGGCTATCTTTTTGGTGCTGGCTGTGGTGGCGATCAAAAATAAAAACGTCGCGCTGCACAAAGGGATGATTGGCGGAGCGGTCGCTTGCTCTGTGCTCTTCCTACTTTGCTACGTGGCCTACCACGGCACGCAGGAAGAAGTGCGTCACGGAGGTGAGGGAGCGGTTAGGATTTTCTACCTCATCCTGTTAGCCAGCCATATCATTCTCGCGGCGGTCAGCCTGCCCTTCATTCTGATCACTCTCTCTTTGGGACACACCAACCACTTTGCCCGTCACCGTAAGATGGCTCGCTGGGTGTTCCCTCTCTGGCTCTACGTTGCCGCCACCGGCCCCATCTGCTACCTGATGCTGAAGCCGTATTACTAG
- a CDS encoding Bax inhibitor-1/YccA family protein codes for MENPYSSPYANPYTVAAQPVDVRAAFIRKTYGHLAGAILVFALIEAALMSIPGIEITVFNLLAKSPYSWLMVLGGFMAVSWIADKWANSDTSKGMQYLGLSVYVAAEALIFLPLLLMAKWQVGDTSLIMKAGGVTMLLFLGLSVIAFTTKKDFSFLGGMLKIVGLIAIGLIVLSIVFPGFITLGLWFSVAMVILAAGSILYSTSNIIHHYNTNQYVAASLGLFASVALMFYYILRIFMSRD; via the coding sequence ATGGAAAATCCTTATTCAAGCCCCTACGCGAACCCTTACACCGTGGCTGCCCAGCCGGTGGATGTTCGTGCTGCCTTTATTCGCAAGACCTACGGTCACCTGGCCGGAGCGATTCTTGTATTCGCCCTGATCGAAGCGGCGTTGATGTCGATCCCCGGCATTGAGATCACCGTTTTCAATCTCCTCGCCAAGAGCCCATACAGCTGGCTGATGGTGCTCGGTGGTTTCATGGCCGTCTCATGGATCGCCGATAAGTGGGCGAACAGTGACACCTCAAAAGGCATGCAGTATCTGGGTCTCAGCGTCTATGTGGCGGCGGAGGCTCTGATCTTCCTGCCACTCTTGCTGATGGCCAAATGGCAGGTCGGTGACACCAGCCTGATCATGAAAGCTGGCGGCGTGACAATGTTGCTTTTCCTCGGCCTCTCGGTGATCGCTTTTACCACTAAGAAAGATTTTTCCTTCCTCGGCGGCATGCTGAAAATTGTCGGGCTGATTGCGATCGGGCTGATTGTGCTCTCGATCGTCTTCCCCGGCTTCATCACCCTCGGCCTGTGGTTCTCCGTGGCCATGGTGATTCTGGCTGCCGGTAGTATTCTCTACAGCACCAGCAACATCATCCACCACTACAACACCAACCAGTATGTGGCCGCCTCGCTGGGACTCTTCGCCAGCGTCGCCCTGATGTTCTACTACATCCTGCGCATCTTCATGTCGCGGGACTAA
- a CDS encoding GIY-YIG nuclease family protein: MSTNLYQVYILKNRMNRRFVGKAEDAETELQAHNKGQYKGTKPFKPWQMEWYSEPLSRNDALRLEESLRKHKTNTQMLESITHKHDMGMDKKFK, encoded by the coding sequence ATGTCCACCAATCTCTACCAAGTTTACATTCTCAAGAACCGCATGAATCGTCGATTCGTGGGGAAAGCCGAAGACGCCGAAACCGAACTGCAGGCGCACAATAAGGGCCAGTATAAAGGAACCAAACCCTTCAAACCCTGGCAGATGGAATGGTACAGCGAGCCGCTTTCACGCAACGACGCGCTCCGCCTGGAGGAAAGCCTGCGCAAACACAAAACCAACACCCAGATGCTGGAGTCGATCACCCACAAGCACGACATGGGGATGGACAAGAAGTTCAAGTGA
- a CDS encoding FdhF/YdeP family oxidoreductase: protein MASDDSKHSLDEGEPPHEDKAPKVGKPKTSAAGATAVVSSMNHVMRTAGPVRGTKALLDLNQTDGFDCPSCAWPDPDDHRAQTEFCENGAKAIASEATTRQIDRSFFKKHSIDELLEQSDYWHDQQGRLTEPMVLREGSSHYEPISWDDAFALIGKELNKLETPDDGIFYTSGRASNEAAFLYQAFIRHFGTNNLPDCSNMCHESSGTAMGQAVGVGKGTVTLDDLHEAETIICIGQNPGTNHPRMLASLEKCVENGGKIIAVNPLKEAGLMGFAHPQKISGMLGKSTPLASQYLQVKVNGDLALLRGLGKEFFERGALDEKFIAEHTQGIDAYRTRCEAVTWENITEKCGIAKEEIQQLADTILRGERKLVTCWAMGLTQHRNAVATIREVCNLHMMLGAIGRLGAGLCPVRGHSNVQGDRTVGIFEKMPAWFHDAMDREFGITTNREHGYDTVEAILAMHREPGKVFIALGGNFLQASPDTSFTAKALQNCSLTVHISTKLNRSHLVHGKTALILPCLGRSERDTQKSGDQFVTCENSMGIVHMSKGKLTPSSPELLSEPAIIAGIAEATVGNTEKTKWRWLVEDYDRIRDLIEKVIPGFAPYNQQVRHPGGFYLPNTAKQRVWKTASGKAEFSDSLLEQFEPADGRLGLQTLRSHDQYNTTVYGLNDRYRGIGTGRRIIFLNPDDMKERGISPVSLVDIISHWEDGERTAEEFYAIPYDMPAGSAAAYFPEANVLVPVESTALESNTPTSKGIEITVKPSA from the coding sequence ATGGCATCTGATGACAGCAAGCACAGCTTGGATGAAGGCGAACCCCCGCATGAGGACAAGGCCCCCAAGGTAGGGAAACCGAAAACATCTGCGGCTGGAGCGACGGCCGTGGTTTCCTCCATGAACCACGTGATGCGCACCGCCGGTCCGGTGCGCGGCACCAAGGCGCTGCTCGATCTGAACCAGACCGATGGCTTCGATTGCCCAAGCTGCGCCTGGCCTGACCCTGACGACCACCGGGCACAAACCGAATTTTGTGAGAACGGAGCCAAAGCCATCGCCTCGGAAGCGACAACTCGTCAGATCGACCGATCCTTTTTCAAGAAACACAGCATCGACGAGCTGCTGGAACAGAGCGATTACTGGCACGACCAGCAAGGCCGCCTCACTGAACCGATGGTGCTGCGCGAGGGCAGCAGCCACTACGAGCCGATCTCCTGGGACGATGCCTTCGCCCTGATCGGCAAGGAGCTGAACAAGCTGGAGACTCCGGACGACGGCATTTTCTACACCTCCGGTCGGGCATCGAACGAAGCGGCTTTCCTCTATCAGGCATTCATCCGCCACTTCGGCACCAACAACCTGCCTGACTGCTCGAACATGTGCCACGAGTCCAGCGGCACCGCCATGGGGCAGGCTGTGGGCGTGGGCAAGGGCACCGTCACTCTGGACGATTTACACGAGGCGGAAACCATTATCTGCATCGGTCAGAACCCCGGCACCAACCACCCGCGGATGCTGGCATCGCTGGAGAAGTGCGTGGAAAATGGTGGCAAAATCATCGCCGTGAACCCGCTGAAGGAGGCCGGCTTGATGGGCTTCGCGCATCCGCAGAAAATCTCCGGCATGTTAGGGAAATCGACGCCACTCGCGTCGCAATACCTGCAGGTCAAAGTCAACGGCGACCTGGCCCTGCTGCGCGGTCTCGGCAAGGAGTTCTTCGAACGCGGCGCACTGGACGAAAAATTCATCGCCGAGCACACCCAGGGGATCGATGCCTACCGCACCCGCTGCGAGGCCGTCACTTGGGAGAACATCACCGAGAAGTGCGGCATCGCTAAAGAGGAAATCCAACAACTGGCCGACACCATTTTACGCGGCGAACGCAAGCTCGTCACCTGCTGGGCAATGGGCCTCACCCAGCACCGCAATGCCGTGGCCACCATCCGCGAGGTCTGTAACCTGCACATGATGTTAGGCGCGATTGGCCGACTCGGCGCCGGCCTCTGTCCGGTGCGTGGTCACAGCAACGTGCAGGGCGACCGCACCGTCGGCATCTTCGAAAAAATGCCAGCCTGGTTCCACGACGCCATGGACCGCGAGTTCGGCATCACCACCAATCGCGAACACGGCTACGACACCGTGGAAGCCATCCTCGCGATGCACCGCGAGCCGGGGAAAGTCTTCATCGCCCTCGGTGGCAACTTCCTCCAGGCCAGCCCGGACACCAGCTTCACCGCCAAGGCGCTGCAGAACTGCTCACTGACTGTCCACATTTCCACCAAGCTAAACCGCAGCCACTTGGTGCACGGCAAGACCGCACTGATCCTACCCTGCCTCGGTCGCAGCGAACGCGACACGCAGAAAAGCGGCGATCAATTTGTCACCTGCGAGAACTCGATGGGCATCGTGCACATGTCCAAAGGAAAGCTCACCCCGTCCTCTCCGGAACTGCTCAGCGAGCCAGCCATCATCGCCGGCATCGCCGAGGCCACGGTGGGCAACACCGAGAAAACCAAGTGGCGCTGGCTGGTCGAAGACTACGATCGGATCCGCGACCTCATCGAAAAAGTCATCCCCGGCTTCGCCCCCTACAACCAACAAGTCCGCCACCCCGGCGGCTTCTACCTGCCGAACACCGCGAAGCAGCGAGTGTGGAAAACAGCGAGTGGCAAGGCGGAGTTTAGCGATAGCTTGTTAGAACAGTTCGAACCTGCAGACGGTCGACTCGGACTGCAGACCTTGCGCAGTCACGATCAATACAACACCACCGTCTACGGCCTGAACGATCGATACCGCGGCATCGGCACGGGACGCCGAATCATCTTCCTCAACCCGGACGACATGAAAGAGCGAGGCATCTCGCCGGTTTCCTTGGTCGATATCATCAGCCACTGGGAAGACGGAGAGCGCACCGCCGAGGAGTTCTACGCAATTCCCTACGACATGCCCGCCGGCTCGGCCGCCGCCTATTTCCCCGAGGCGAATGTCTTAGTCCCGGTGGAATCCACCGCACTGGAAAGCAACACGCCCACCAGCAAGGGCATCGAGATCACCGTCAAACCCTCAGCCTAA